The Neisseria yangbaofengii genome contains a region encoding:
- a CDS encoding Fic family protein — MNLLQETDILKAKLAGMRPLTQSELQRLRHEFIIESSYNSNAIEGNTITLRETAMILNDGMTISEKPIREHLDIIGFKDAFEYVFNIVVHNEPLTERNIKDIHALVLMANAEHRGRYRNIPVRIMGAENETTPPYRIAEETAQMLLTYQQQLTTQHPLQAVAWLHLAFESIHPFIDGNGRTGRLLMNLELLKNGYLPVDIKFTDRVRYYQCFDDFHRSGKNPDSLCRLIAEYEKSELERYIAILA; from the coding sequence ATGAATTTACTGCAAGAAACCGATATTTTAAAAGCCAAACTGGCCGGGATGCGGCCTTTGACGCAAAGTGAATTGCAACGGCTGCGCCATGAATTCATCATCGAGAGCAGCTACAATTCCAATGCCATCGAGGGCAATACCATCACCTTGCGCGAAACGGCGATGATTTTGAATGACGGCATGACCATTTCTGAAAAGCCGATTCGCGAGCATTTGGATATCATCGGTTTTAAAGATGCTTTTGAATATGTGTTCAATATCGTGGTGCACAACGAGCCTTTAACCGAGCGGAACATCAAGGATATTCATGCTTTGGTGTTGATGGCTAATGCGGAGCACCGTGGCCGCTACCGCAATATTCCGGTGCGGATTATGGGTGCGGAAAACGAAACCACGCCGCCTTACCGCATTGCTGAAGAAACCGCGCAAATGCTGCTTACCTATCAGCAACAATTAACGACCCAACATCCCTTGCAAGCGGTGGCATGGCTGCATTTGGCATTTGAAAGCATCCATCCGTTTATCGATGGCAACGGCCGCACCGGCAGGCTGTTAATGAATTTGGAATTACTGAAAAACGGCTACCTGCCCGTGGACATTAAATTTACCGACCGCGTCCGTTATTACCAATGCTTTGATGATTTTCACCGCAGCGGCAAAAATCCCGACAGTTTGTGCCGCCTGATTGCCGAGTATGAAAAAAGCGAATTGGAACGCTACATTGCCATTTTGGCCTGA
- a CDS encoding helix-turn-helix domain-containing protein — protein MNESPISPITYRLIFAQNVGQIRRLKEFSQEELAHLAGVSRIYIGEVERGERNVTIDVMGRIANALNMPLEQLLT, from the coding sequence ATGAACGAATCTCCTATTTCTCCAATTACTTATCGACTAATTTTTGCCCAAAATGTAGGGCAAATCAGAAGATTAAAAGAATTTTCTCAAGAAGAGCTTGCACATCTTGCCGGAGTAAGCCGAATCTATATCGGTGAAGTCGAACGTGGCGAGCGTAATGTAACGATTGATGTAATGGGAAGAATTGCAAATGCTTTAAACATGCCGCTTGAACAATTATTAACTTGA